DNA from Ziziphus jujuba cultivar Dongzao chromosome 2, ASM3175591v1:
ATCACCAAGTTTTTGAAACTCTAGAGTTTTTCAGAGTACTTTAGAAGGTTGACATTCAGCTATATAAGTGCGGTAGATTTTGACCTGCTTATTAATGGCAGCAAAATGAATTTGATAAGCTCAAAAAGAGGAATTCAGCAAGGAGACCCCCTCTCCGTTTTTATTTTCATCCTCTGCTTAGAAATCTTCTCGAGATTGGTGGAAAGAAATAACTACATACAAGGGATCAAAATTAGCAGGAATGCACCAGCTATAACACACCTCCTCTACGCCGACGACATTTTGATGGCATGCCGAGCCAACTTACACAATGCGGAAGGAATCTAAAAGGTACTGAATCGATATAACAGCTGGTCAGGCCAAGCTCCAAACTACGATAAGTCTTGGATTTTCTTTTCCAAGAACACTACCGGAAAGACTAAGAAATTGGTTAAAGAGAGGCTTGGCTTCAAGGTCCTATATTCAGGCTCCATTTACCTTGGAAATTCCCTTATCATAGGAAGGAACAAACGCAAGAAATTCCTCCATCTTAAGGAAAGGATGTAGAACTTCCTAGAGGGATGGCAAGGTAAGACCCTTTCAAAAGTAGGCAAGGCAATTTTGATTAAATCAGTTGCTCAAGCTGCCCCTATATACACAATGTCGACTTTCATATTTCTAAAATCTATTTGCAACGAGATGAATGCTCTGATCAAAAGATTCTGGTGGGGGGCAAAGGAAGGCAGCAGACATTACCTAGCGCTAAAAAACTGGGGAAGCTTACGCAAACCCATAGCTTCTAAAGGCCTAGGGTTTAGGAAATTTAAAGACTTCAACATAGCTCTCTTAGCGAAACTCGGCTAGAAATTAACCAAGGCAAAGGACAACTTATGGACCTGTCTTTTAAAAGCcaaatacttaaaaaacaaaactttctTTGGATGCAAGTTCAAAGCTGGGAATTCGTATGTGTGGAAAAGCATTCTTGGTTCAAAAGAACTAATTCGAAAATGCTCTTGCTATAAAGTCAGAAGCGGATGGAGTATAAATCCCTGGAAGGACCTTTTGATCCCAGAAGTAGAAGGGAAAAGCCCAAAATCAAAGAGGGAGCTGATGATAACCAAGCTAGGAGAGTTGTAAATCTGCTGAACCCTTCTACTCTTATTTGGGACGAAGCAAAGCTACAAGAGGTTTGTGATCAAGAAGCCACAATAGAGTAAAGATTCATGAAGCCGACATAGAAGACAAACTTTTCAGGACAAGCATTAGCAACAGAACCTTCTCAGTTAAAAGTTGTTATAACATCCTTGTTGGTAACGGGGAACCTTATGACAACCTCTAGAAGGAAATATGGACAGCCAAACTTCACGAGAGATTGAAGATATTTCTTTGGAGGCTTGCTGCAGATGTGTTGCCTATGAAAGGCATCATCTACGAAAGAACTGGCATGGGAGACCCAAGATGCCCTTTTTCTAGAGTGTCCAATAGCAAGAGCAGTCGCTTTCTATAGTAAATAGGCCTAAAACTAAACTTAGTAGCCTCCAACAATGTCGAGGACTTGGTTAGGTGGTGTGTAAATCCTTCCCACCAGCTACATTCAAAACTAGGAGGAAAAGACTACACCTCTCTGCTCTTGACCACCTTTCTCTACATTACTTGGGAACTACGGAATGACttattatttgaaaacaaaagaGCTATAGCTCAGACAACGGCAAGATGGGAACCGCTCGTAGAAGAATTCAACCAAGTGACTCTGGCAAGTGATATCAAGAATCCACCTCGCAGAGACACAACCTAGCAACCCCCCAAAAGCAACAGAATCCATATCAATATAGACGTTGCATATTCTCCAGGTAATTCAGCGATAGCCTTCATAGCCAGGGATGATAAAGGCGTAGTTCGACTCCTTGCTGCCAAGCTCATACCACCGGTAAGAGACGACATAGTTGAACTCAAAGCAATCGAATCGGCAACATCTATTACGGAGGAATCGGCTTGGAAAGATGTTGATTGGCTTTGCGATGCTAGGTAGGTGGTTGATCAGCTGAATGATTCTTTTAAGCCCTACGAATGGGAATAGTGGGAGCTAGCTgtaaaaatcaaaactaaactGAAAGACAACAACTGACAATTTCTTGGTCCCAAGACAAGCAAACAAATATGCTGATCTAGCACCCAAGAAAGCCTTAAAGGATAACTTATCTTTTTTCTGTTCTAATACTAGCTTTTGTAACTACCTTGCTTCTGTTTTAGTTCAAATCCTCTCTGAGAAGAGATCTGTTTGTTCTAGGGGTTAAATCGGTTTCTTTATTCTGGTTCCCCTCCCATTTTTTATGCTTAATGCAATTACTattacaacaacaaaaaaaacaaaaacaaaaaacactcaGAATTCCTCAATCAATCCCAAATAACAACCAAATTTTCACCAAATTTTAACCAATGTTACTTCGAAAGTAGATAAGGATAACTTTGAGTTGGAAATGGTATGTGTAATTGACTGTGGAAGAGTTCTGGGTGAGACAAGGTTTTGGATAATGGCTCAGGGGAAGAGGTGATAAAAGAGTAGCAGTACAGGGCATAGAATTAAGACAAAGAAAAGGACAAGTAGGGCCTGTTTGTTTCACCGGATTGGACAGGATTGTGTCCCAATCCGGTGTTTGAAAGGAACAAATGAAGAAGCCGATAAGTTAGCCGCTACAGTAAAATAATCCCCCGAGAGGAGGATTAAGCTGACCCGCCCTTCCCCCTGGGTCAAATTTCTGTCCGAAGCTCATCGAAGGCGTTGCTGGTGTCTCTCGAGTGCCTTTGCCCAGATCAAGCGTGCCTCTGCCCATATCAAGCTCTGAATATGTGagtttgccttcttctttctcttctcattgtttgtctgcttcttcttcttcatgtttcagtttatttcttttttattagatctGCCCATATTCCTCTTTTTTGATCTGCCAGaaaagactttttctttttcttcttctctgttcttgttcttcttcttcttcatctacattgttcttcttcttcttggtttTTCATCAACACACATTCAGgccatatttttcttcttcgttTGTCTTGTTCTTCGATCtggcaatttgtttttttctgcaattttattttcGATCTGGTAGTACAAATCTGGAGGAAAAaatgtcttcttcttcgttcttctcttcgatctggcattgtttttttttttttttttttgccattttttttcttcttcttcttcaacctaGGAGTACAAATGTgtagaaaaaatttcttatgcttcttcttcttcttcttcgttctctGATTCTGGGTGCTCCATCTTTCAATCTTTATCTTTTCATCAACCacgtatgaaattttttacttttgcaAGATTGTGATGCCAAATAACATATTATCCATCCTCtaattactaaaattttatctaatttatctaaaatttcaaattgctATCCTCTACATATTCTGTATGTTGTATTGAACTTGTGGATGCACAAATTTTGCCGTTAGGCTAGTGTACAGTCCGTGCTTCCAAGGTTAtgtgttagtgccacatttagaTAACATCTTGATAACATCTTTAGAAAATTTAATCTGGTGGTTTCTAAGCTTTCAATATGTCTTAATGAAATGCCAACCAAAGAAGCATAGTTTTGACCAGAGAAACATAGTTTTGATGGCCATCAGTAAGAAAGGGTTGATAAATCTTGAAACCTGAATTAAGTGCATGAAACTTATTTTAATCGCCCAATCACATGGGACTAGATTGGATCAGACTTTAGTGTGAAATTTGGAACTTTGTTTCATCTTGTTGGATGAAAGTTAGCAGTTATACTATCTTAATTTAAGTATGGCggttagagattttttttttttttttgggtcaatatcACATTGAGATTGACAAAAACCTTTTAATTAACCCGTaatttgggggggggggggggggtgggtggGAAGAACAACTAATGTGTAGAGCATATGCAGTTACTGAAAAGTAAAACGCCTATTTTGTTACTATGTGCTATATATTTTATGCATTTTGTCAAGCAGATGTTGGCCAAGTATGCAGATGTGATCCACTCATCTCCTTTTTCTGTTCCTTTTAAAGGCATGCCTTTCATGCCTTCCTTCTATGTTCTTAGAAGATGTAAAGAAAgcaattatgtatttttatattacaaattaaagcATCAAACTAAGCTAGCTACAGCCTTGAAAtggccacatatatatatatatatatatatatatattatatttcttattcTTGGAAATTGTTAATTAAATGGTGTTATCATATTGACAACAACCTCTAGTCCATGTCACAGATGGAAAGAAAACTTGTGGATGATATGGTCACCCAAAGAGGTCAACTTTGGAAAACAgatgtctatatatatttttgtctatCTGGATGCATAGATCAGGGTCATATACCATGTACCATGATCTCCTTGAccacaattttatcaaaaagaaaaatggccaTCCATCTTATCTGTATATGTTCATTCTTACCCACTACCCTTCACAAAAGTTCCACATGGTGTACCTTAAAATCCAGTTGGTTTCTGAGAGATATCATAATAACTTGTaccttatttttccaatttttttaatttgtttcaattTGGGTTTTTGTAAGTTTAATTAACAGTTAATCacttttttacataaataatattaaaagtaatACAGTTAATCACTTTCTAATAAAATCTCTACTCTTGAAAGGGGTTGCTTTTACTTGAAGTATAAGAGCAGATTACCCATACATATGAATATTCTAGTGTTTATACAGGGATTTTGTCTTATCAAATGTCTTAACTTGTTGAAGAaggcctccattttttttttttccattttatttcttcttcttcttcaatctgcTAATACATATTTGTAGAAAAAATTTCTCCTCATTCATTCTTCATCTTcgtccttcttcttctccttccatctgccattgttttttttttctgcaattttatttcttcttccataTTTACAATGCTTAGTGTACAGTCATGTCAAGTTTATACATTTGTTAATGTTGGACTTGTCCTTCTATGCGTAGGCTGTGAATGCTGATTCTGTATCGGAGTTGAGTGAACTTGGAAATCAATTAGCCAACAAAAGCCGTTATCTAAAGTTGAGGTATGCAGCTATCTACCTACAGATATGATTGTCAATGTATttctaacatatttttctttctctttttaacattcattgattagactgttctgttttttttttttttttatgttattagttgactgcaatttatcctttgaatgcattgcttttaaatttaatatggaaaataaaaataagtgtaGCCACATCATGCtagagaaacagagaaagatAAAATTAGATCTAGAAATCTAAAAATAAGTGTTGCCACATcatgttctgtttttttttttttctttgtgagtgCTTACTTTGAATATTGACATGAAAAagtatttggaaattaaatagaaagaaatCATCATCTATTCTAAAAACTacagttaataaaaaataaatccaagaatgtatatcaaattcatttttcaatataAGCCTAAAAGCTTGAGAATATTTTTACTGGTCTCAACTTGAACCAGGGACCCTCAAGAGAATACTTGTAATGTAAGTCCACTATAAACAAGGATGTGTGCTAAGAATGGGAAGAGATTAACTTAGTCGTTGCGCCTAATTATTGAATAAGCAATGGGAAATTAACTATACATGATGTGGTTGGTGTTGAAGGTAGATGGATGAGGGCCCCAAAGCATGAAATTGTATTGAAGTTTCGTTCTCATTGAACTTTGGTTTACTTTTTTCCTGAGTGGGGTTAGTTCCATGCACAATGCAGTTCtttgataagaaaataaagaaaaggaaagcagaaaaaaaacaaattaacgcTTTGcggtttaaatgaaaaaaaaaataaaaaaaaaataaaatacaaagattATGCTTGAATAATGATTAGACCAGTCCtttaccaaaatttaaaaatgaaagtaTGCTTAGATTGGTCGAAGATGATTTGCAAGCTGAAAGCCAGAGAACGAAACCGACACCAAACTATAATAAGTTGGGCCTTAAACATTGTTATTTAGTTTACTAGAAGCCCAATTTTCAATGCAAATGATTGGACTCATGTATACTTGTATCCAACTGGTGGATGGGCTTGTGGTCCgaaatctttttttcttaaaatttttttaagagatGGCCCAGTTATTTGTTTCTAGTAATCTTTTCAAGTATACTTGTATCCAACTGGTGGATGGGCTTGTGGACAGAAATCTttgttttctcaaaaaaattttcaagtatACTTGTATCCaagatatatttttgtaaattataatttttttgtacattaaaatgttatgtttgttttgtttttatttttattttttattttttcttttttgtagtgAATATGGATCGAAGAAGATTAGCTGTATTATTGATGCTTCCAAATGATAAGGCATTAGAATATTTTTGTACATGCTTTATAGTTGTCGggtttatgtacatgtatgtagcAATGCGATTGAGAAATGATAGAGGTGTTAGGAATCGAATAAATAGGACTGCAGAGTTGCGTTCGTCTTTTGTAACTAGTTTGTTGGACAATGATGTTAACTGTATTAGTCAACttaggatggataggagaacatttggtattttatgTCAGTTATTACGCCATGATGGATATGTTAAAAGAGATGGTActgttacattggaagagcaagtgtgcatatttttgcatataattgctcatcatacaaAGAACCGTACAATTATCACTAGATTCAATAGATTGGGGGAAACAgttagtagatatttcaattcagtGTTGAATGGAGTGTTACGTTTACATGGGACATTGTTGAGGCATCCTGAACCTGTGTCAGATAATTGTtcggatgatagatggaaaatatttaaggtATGTTAATCAATTAGTTTGGTTACTTTATTTAATTCGTAGATATATGTGGCAATATCTTATGTAACTAATTTTGTTTGTGACctagaattgtttgggagcattagatggaacttatattaaggttaATGTATCCGAAATCGATAAGCTGAGATATCGAACCAGGAAGGGTGAGATAGCCACAAATGTCTTAGGTGTATGTAGcccaaatatggaatttatatttgtattacctggtTGGGAAGGTTCCGCTTCAGACTCAAGAGTACTTcgagatgcattaagtaggccaaatggaTTAAAAGTACCCACCGGTAAGAGCAATCCTTAAAGTTCATATTGTAGTGGACTAACATTACGTTATCTAATAGGAGCCATTTTTCTGTgttaggttattattatttagtggatgctggttacactaatggtgaaggatttcttgcaccatataggagaacaagatatcacctttccgaatggagagatggttgtgcaccTGCAAATTATGAAGAGTATTTCAATATGAAGCATGCATCTGCTAGAAATATAATAGAAAGATGTTTTGGGGTTCTAAAAATGCGATGGGCAATTTTAAGGAGTCCATCgttctatccaatttcaaccCAAATTAAGATAATTACTGCATGTTGTTTGATACATAATCTTATTAGGAGAGAAATGGCACTTGATCCTGGAGAAGCTGAGTTTGATATGAGTAACGATGCTGACATAAGTGGGGATGAAGATATTATAGGATCAATTGGTTCTTCGGATCAATGGACTAATTGGAGAAATGAGTTAGCTAGGCAAATGTTTGATGAGTGGAGAAGTCGTCGTGGTTAATAGTTGATTGttatgatttatataattttgtaactatttaattttatggtgtttGTTACATCTTTTGTATGAagactaaattatattaaatataacatatgagaattttattatttgttattaaattcatattttttatggtatttttggaatcatggaatttttacataaatagcAATGGAAGCTGGAGGTAGCAGTAACGATAATAGGGGTGGTGACTCTAGGCATACATGGACTCAACGAGAGGAAGAAGCTTTACTGATTATCTTAGATGAagctgtagctagtgggcaacgtTGTGATACAGGGTCATTTAAGCCTGGCACACTTACTATGATTGAGAGGCGACTATCTGAGCTGTGTCCTAATTCGAGACTGCGAGCCAATCCACATATTGAGTCGAAGATGagaaagtggaagaagcaatatggtataatatatgacatgctgaacaaaagtggatttggatggaatgactctcttaaatgtgtggaggTTGACAGTGAAGAAGTTTGGcaagcatatgtgcaggttttgaatattatttgaaaatatatgttaatttcaattttagtttgttatctagcatttattttttcttagctaAACGTTGGCTTTTTGTATTTTAGAGTGCCCCAAGTCCAAAAGGTTGGAGAGGAAAATCTTTTCCTATTTATGAGaagcttgctaatatttttgggaaggatCGGGCAACCGGACGTGaagcacaaactccaattgatatgataaatgaaataaatctgAACACTGCAAATGAACCAATTGATAATGTCGATTCTCCAATGTCTGTGAATCGAGGAGGTAGTGAACCATCTACACAAGTCCAAGCAAGAGGTAAACGAAAATCTAGATTGAAGGACGATGACATTGTAGCCGGGTTAGGCAATGCAGcagagaaattatttgataaattggctgcAAAGTTGGAAAAATCCGAGGCTTATTATCAACAATATttagctatggagcttgacagGTTAGGATTTGAGGCCAGTGATAACCTCAAAATCTCTAAGGTAATGTGATCAGATCCATCGAATATAGAGGTTTTTAAGGTTATTAAAACGGATGCAAGGAAGATTGCATTTGCTCGTGACTTTTTGGATAACTAATTTAGTAAAGTAGTGGACTACATATTTCTGTTTATGTATGGGAGGATGATAATTATGAACAATTAGGTTTGAAACTTATGAACTTGTTGTATGGTGGTGGATGTTTGTTTCTAAATTTGCATGTAaggataattttatgattatgtgttatgttttagaatattcaTATGCGCGTGATTGAgttgatttattgattttttaattgtattactatattatattataatgtattcttatatgcaggaatattaAATGGTAAGGAGAagagtttatgttgtgtttaaaggtagagaaccagggatatataattcttggcctgaatgtcatcaacaagtgtaaggatttagagataatttaaatcaagcatataatacaacccaagaagctgaaattgcatatgttgagtATGTAGAACAACGGATGCGGAATCGTAATGACGCAAATCTAATACGACATACCACCGCACATACACATGCTCAAATGAACAATGAATGGCGTAATGGTTTTATAGTAGGTTTTTTATTCGAATTGCTAGCAACaagtgtatttacttatttgttttataagtaaattatccttgtaaaatccaatatatttatatttatgtagtacttgttatttgaattgctacatgttaaatctatatacatatacgtataatttggatatggatattcttatattatcaacaagttcttaattacatatactgttaattatttctttatttgtgaataattgttatttatgatttaccatactaaaattttatttttattggttttggaaacaatatatttatgtaatttatgggttgaaaaaatattcaattgtcttatgcataccattaaaatatatttatttttaattaattgttatttatggcatactatgttttaagttaattttaagctatttctaaagttatatattaatattatttgtgagtgtatacaacaaattttgtatattttgcatgtatatataaattatataaatatataaatgtacaactttaattagatgtaataatttttttttcatataaatttaacttttaaaatttttattttttttaaattaaaaatataattacaaaatagtctTATCCAGTTTGATTCGGCACCAAATATGGTACAATTAATCCATCATTCAGTCTAGAACTATATCAAACATAGTACTGTATTAATTATCCTATCCGATCATAtccgatcctgtccgatccagACCTATCCGGTGTACCAAACAACCCCGTAAGGGGTTTTATCTGAGCCCGTGACGGTGTGGGTTTTGGTctgtatactttttttttcttttcttttgtttttcaagaGAAACTCCAGTTGAAAACACACCATAAATAcgaggaaaattttttatttctatacataacaaaacaatactgaaaaaacaagaaaataatgcGCCATGCAGTGATAGTTAATAAATTActccaaattatataatattttaattcctttttgcatgtaaaatttattttttcaaatttaaagtatataagtattttaatttataatattttaacattaatgaataaattttacatatagtaTTATTGccacattaataaaatatttagataataataacttgaatggaaatatttaaatcattataaaaaaaaaattgtctggataattttaaaaaaagaaaatttataaactttttcaAGAAAACTGAAATAGAATACAATTTCCTAAACAAAATATcattctaaaaaattaattttaaatattttttaaatacaattttaatttttaatttgaaaatataagtttatttaattatttataaattttatctcCTATAATTAACTAAACATAATTACCTCTAAAACCTGAACCCAAAACACTAATTTTTTGAACATCAATTTCCCTCCGCACTTTCCTTTTTACCCAGGTGTCTAtgactaaaacaaaaaatttatgcaAACATATCGAATTTAGAAGTCCCATTAAAACGCAACAAATTCCATATTCTTGAACCATATGTTTTGGGGTATTAAGAACCGTGCGAGGCTCAGAATTCATCGAACTCCATTCATTCTATCTTACATTTATTTTACAGACCAAATTTCTTTCCTCCAATTGAAAACGAAaatgtccatttttttttcctgttcagTTGCAAGTCTtgtagaaatatttattttggatcTATTTATGAACCAAAGCAGAAGGTTTCTGAATTAATATCTTATCTTTCTTTTCTGGTGAACAGAATATCAAAATCTTCTAACAAgattttcataatttaattgCTACTACTACAATTGCATATTTTTTCATCACATCTAATTCCAAAAACGATTATTACACCAGGGCTATAGATCAAAATCAGATTACAAGTTGCAGGAATAAAACCACATCAAGTAAACTCCATTGGATTGAATTGGAGCTGGtagatggagagagagagaaaaaaaaaaaaaattatttcgaaGTTTGAAACACATTGCAAAAGGCAAATATAATGTGAAAAAATAAAGGgcataataaacaattttatatgAAACTTTTACCAACACAAAGAACATCGCACAACTACCTGCCGTCTAAATTTGTAAGGAACAAAATTGTAAATTACACCAGAAAAactaaaacataaaaagaaaaagacagccTTCATATACTATCCAGCGGAACTAATCACACATGGTGCCTATTGGAgcacaattttattattgagcTTCCACAATTGCACCATTCAAATCTCCGTTCTTTAAAACAATCATCAGGCTCACTTACCACAACTCAAAAAACCGAAAGCAAATTAAGAGCAACTGAACTAGATTAGAATTGAGATCAATTAACACCCTTAAAAAGAGGGTACTAAACAGCAAACTAGATAGATTGCCATTGTCATATTTTACCCTTCGCATAAGAAAGTCAACTGCAGAGCAAAGTTGCCATATCAAATGCTTTATATAGATAAGCATTGAAAGTAAAATTTCTAATTCATTACGCATCACCATTTGCATTGAAATGGTGAAAGAACTATTCGACAGAATCAGCGTACCATGAACCCCTCTTACAAATACATGATCCCATCCAGTATATGGACCAACATGTAAATATTTCAGTATTGAAATTAAAACAAGAGTATACACAGCTTCAGAACTCAAGATAGACGTACTGTCTTCTAGGAAGaatatcacaacaaaatcttgCCACTACAAGAATGGTCAAAACCAAACAtcataaacacaaaaattagaACCTTAACAAATTTGCAACTTAGCTAATATGCTTGTTCTACATCATgttaaacatatacatatacagcgacccaaaaaaaaaaaaaaaaaaaaagacactacAACAGATGCAGATGATGTCTAAAACACTATAGGAGACAGACCAAAAAAAAGGAGTAAGCtttgaaacaaaaaaccaaaaacataataatGAACTATGATACGGGTTCTGCCTCAGAGGTAGTGACAATTACATATATCATCATATGTAATCTGATAATACGTGCATTAGTAAAATCCATCATTGGCAAATGCCATAAAATTTAGAACTACTCAAGCCAAGTAGCAATTTCCAACAAAGATAGATTATCAAAAAGAACACAATCACACTAATCTGTAGATGAAGAGAGATTAAAATATTTACGGACGAGAACAAAAATCAAAGTcataaaaaaggcaaaaaagaaTTGGaacttttataacaaaataagaaaattgattAAATGAAAAAGCGCATCAGAGAGATTCCCATTTGACAAATCACCATTCTCCTAAGGAGTGCTGATGTCCCTGTCTGTTTATCGTCATTTGCACACTTCGATATATAAATCAAACAACTTTTTTATGCAAAACCCACATTCGGAAAACAATAAAAGACTAGAAGAACCCAAAAAATTAACACATAGCAAAAGTCaacaatttataatatacatatatatatataataaaaaaatcaaggtAAAGAAATATTTGTAAATCGCTAAAAAAGATGATAAATTTCAAACGGAAAAGACTTGGAAAccttaaaaatcaaaactttaataaaaattatgcctCAGATTTTAGTTGTGTTCATGGATTCTTGATCTCATAGTATATTTAAACCCATCCCAGGCACATTCATAGAGAAAAAcacaacaaaataacaaaagcgaaacagaaaaagaacaaaggaGATTACGATCTATGAGTAAGCGCCGAAAGGAATCACTACCCTCATGAAGAACCAAGAGAAAATTACAAAGAGTAAATGCCAACCCTAAATCCCCTAAATCACGAACATTAGGGTTTATGTCCGCGAATTTGGAACTGGGGACTTCTGGCTCTGGAATGATCGTATATATAGCGAAGTGAGAGCTAGGGCAAAGACTAG
Protein-coding regions in this window:
- the LOC132800765 gene encoding uncharacterized protein LOC132800765, with product MEYKSLEGPFDPRSRREKPKIKEGADDNQARRVVNLLNPSTLIWDEAKLQESYSSDNGKMGTARRRIQPSDSGNSAIAFIARDDKGVVRLLAAKLIPPVRDDIVELKAIESATSITEESAWKDVDWLCDASFCNYLASVLVQILSEKRSAVNADSVSELSELGNQLANKSRYLKLRFNRLGETVSRYFNSVLNGVLRLHGTLLRHPEPVSDNCSDDRWKIFKNCLGALDGTYIKVNVSEIDKLRYRTRKGEIATNVLGVCSPNMEFIFVLPGWEGSASDSREPFFCVRREMALDPGEAEFDMSNDADISGDEDIIGSIGSSDQWTNWRNELARQMFDEWRSRRG